Proteins encoded by one window of Vanacampus margaritifer isolate UIUO_Vmar chromosome 17, RoL_Vmar_1.0, whole genome shotgun sequence:
- the LOC144037789 gene encoding uncharacterized protein LOC144037789 isoform X4 — protein MCARWMNTTVTTTTVDASQQRAAMDSQPAIGWQRERAELRQEVRLLQEELAESRAEREELASRARALDERLEQSVSPSLSHHEEEEEEQRERRRRDREAREREARQALLVHRLQNKVMEYRERCQSLELQVKAGHSQLISTQMSLRRDTSESLESALISLEEEQQRASDLTQTASVLRLQLGQSEQDNRVLAERVRHLTSRLTGALEEAERRVSRWQRERECVSSEMSRHQDQLWCVWRCVMSLRQHCRGLRTAADRDLLEMRTELSRLSLSLQSSCDSTSLHLIKMSRLPAPPTSSSSAWSSLGTLTVGELLEAPSEDRTRDGEATPEVVAQAVSRLCHALNVSAPSQSLLRRDVSSLLAVLSQTESALEWRQQELQRAELSVRRLDEEKASLQAHVEQLQDDQCKSQQVDRKREAAPAPQQLEAELRAREEELQRATAALQSKEEEVQSKEAGLHKREGEVHRKEEVLHQGEEKLQSTKEELHNAQQELQKRGEEVHKGKEVLHKKEEVVLRREQEVTKREEDLQKREQEMQKAEEEVLHKREEEVVKREQEKQDEVQKRQEELQTREEEVRKSQVELQVREEEVHKRQQELQKREEEVQTRQKEVHKRQQEKEEEVQTREKEAQNREEELQTREKEVHKRQQELNEREEEVQTRQKVVQKREEEVQTREEEVHKRQQEMQKREEEVHKRQQGLHKREEEVQTKQKQMQKREEEVQTRQKEVQTRQKEVQKREEEVQTKQKQMQKREEEVQTRQKEVQTRQKEVQKREEEVQTKQKQMQKREEELQTRQKEVQTRQKEVQKREEEVQTKQKQMQKREEELQSREQEVQKRQQELQKREEEVQKSFEAELLQREAVIRDVKEALEKEEAARARVEGEAAGVRDALLKRSSQHAAVLQELKEAQEELRLAAEEVARIQRVHEEQRSERGGLQEALDALRAQRERHQQEAQELRSRLASLQEQLEEQHTQMSHGNVERSHLAAHVRTLQEAKEALDGELRCVREELRTGTSHKETEKEQLGKDLRIKDAEVETLSRRLDALLKEREEHVQQLGQELGAKSEEVQNLRRRVDALLKEREEVVSEEQRAPEEDAKAKQELRLRITQLEKENQEVEELKEEQVRDVRGKKEQLRQVAERLRLSELRQEEQTRELQETKGKLKQKEVRVEELELLLAEMQQRREKAVKVSVLTRVREEDLRRTEEEKVRKEQQKAESREEEARLLRVGLEEDKLPKTEEEVGALREALRREERRRVEVQEELRAAQCMLQQMALDVAALQEQVKAREEEKEAQEETTTRTLQRLLRESRQEGQRLRGRSSALNKQQEEEGRVDRDGGVEAAEVQEEEAEEEAEEEEACSQSKTLQMLEEVRSKRRSQEELRSPEQEVRLQELRRRHGQTLARGEEAWRSQGGGARLLLLLHSRMAHLEIKLERSQHKKVKLKQNNRKLKLERDVLRQVSADGHRRAPSVQPSRGKDAAGKLHRDLGQSLAAVTLRPIAASVLRAETQRLDRSLREEELHRS, from the exons ATGTGCGCACGTTGGATGAACACGACAGTGACGACGACAACCGTTGACGCGTCTCAGCAGAGAGCCGCCATGGACTCGCAGCCGGCGATTGGCTGGCAGCGGGAGAGGGCGGAGCTCCGGCAGGAAGTGCGCCTGTTGCAGGAAGAGCTGGCGGAGAGTCGGGCCGAGAGGGAGGAGCTGGCGTCCAGGGCCAGGGCGCTCGATGAGAGG CTGGAGCAGTCAGTGTCTCCCTCGCTCTCCCAtcatgaggaggaagaggaggagcagagagagagaaggaggcGCGACAGGGAGGCCAGGGAGAGGGAGGCCCGACAGGCGCTGCTCGTGCACCGGCTGCAGAACAAG GTGATGGAGTACAGGGAGCGATGTCAAAGTTTGGAGTTGCAAGTGAAGGCAGGACACAGTCAGCTGATCAGCACGCAG ATGAGTCTGAGGAGGGATACCTCCGAGTCGCTGGAGAGCGCCCTCATCAGCCTGGAGGAGGAACAGCaaag GGCATCGGACCTGACCCAGACCGCCTCCGTCTTGCGGCTGCAGCTCGGCCAATCGGAGCAGGACAACCGGGTCCTGGCGGAGCGCGTTCGCCACCTGACCTCCCGTTTGACCGGCGCCCTGGAGGAGGCCGAGCGTCGGGTGTCCCGTTGGCAGAGGGAGCGAGAG tGCGTGTCAAGTGAGATGTCTCGGCATCAGGATCAGCTGTGGTGCGTGTGGCGCTGCGTCATGTCGCTCAGGCAACACTGCCGCGGCCTCAGAACCGCCGCCGACAG ggatCTGTTGGAGATGAGGACGGAGCTGTCCCGCCTGTCCTTGTCCCTTCAGTCCAGCTGCGACTCCACCTCCTTGCACCTCATCAAAATGTCCCGGCTGCCGGCCCCGCCCACCAGCTCCTCATCGGCCTGGTCCAGTCTGGGGACGTTGACAGTGGGCGAGCTGCTGGAGGCCCCGTCGGAGGACAG GACGCGGGACGGCGAGGCCACGCCGGAGGTTGTGGCGCAGGCCGTCAGCAGGCTG TGTCACGCCTTGAACGTGAGTGCGCCGTCGCAGTCGCTGCTCCGCCGGGACGTGTCCTCCTTGCTGGCAGTCCTCTCGCAGACGGAGAGCGCCCTGGAGTGGAGACAGCAGGAACTGCAG AGGGCGGAGCTTAGCGTGCGGCGGCTGGACGAGGAGAAGGCCTCGCTGCAGGCGCATGTGGAGCAACTGCAGGACGACCAGTGCAAGTCTCAGCAAGTTGACAG AAAGCGGGAGGCCGCGCCTGCGCCGCAGCAGCTGGAGGCGGAGCTTCGCGCCAGGGAAGAGGAGCTACAGAGGGCAACAGCGGCACTGCAGAGCAAGGAAGAGGAGGTGCAAAGCAAGGAGGCGGGGCTGCACAAGAGGGAGGGGGAGGTGCACAGGAAGGAGGAGGTGCTCCACCAAGGTGAGGAGAAACTGCAGAGTACAAAAGAGGAGCTGCATAATGCACAGCAGGAGCTACAGAAGAGAGGGGAGGAGGTGCATAAAGGAAAGGAAGTGCTACACAAAAAAGAGGAGGTGGTTCTAAGAAGGGAGCAGGAGGTGACGAAGAGGGAGGAGGATCTGCagaagagagagcaagagatgCAAAAGGCGGAAGAAGAGGTGCTACACAAAAGAGAAGAGGAGGTGGTAAAAAGGGAGCAGGAGAAACAGGACGAggtccagaagaggcaggaggAACTACAGACAAGGGAGGAGGAGGTGCGGAAGAGCCAGGTGGAGCTACAGGTGAGAGAGGAGGAGGTGCACAAGCGGCAGCAGGAGCTGCAGAAGAGAGAAGAGGAGGTGCAGACCAGACAAAAGGAGGTGCACAAGAGGCAGCaggagaaagaagaagaagtgcagACCAGAGAAAAGGAGGCGCAGAACAGAGAAGAGGAGTTGCAGACCAGAGAGAAGGAGGTGCACAAGAGGCAACAGGAGCTAAATGAGAGAGAAGAGGAGGTACAGACCAGACAAAAGGTGGTGCAGAAGAGAGAAGAGGAGGTGCAGACCAGAGAGGAAGAGGTGCACAAGAGGCAGCAGGAGATGCagaaaagagaagaagaggTGCACAAGAGGCAACAGGGGCTGCATAAGAGAGAAGAGGAGGTGCAGACCAAACAAAAGCAGATGCAGAAGAGAGAAGAGGAGGTGCAGACCAGACAAAAGGAG GTGCAGACCAGACAAAAGGAGGTGCAGAAGAGAGAAGAGGAGGTGCAGACCAAACAAAAGCAGATGCAGAAGAGAGAAGAGGAGGTGCAGACCAGACAAAAGGAGGTGCAGACCAGACAAAAGGAGGTGCAGAAGAGAGAAGAGGAGGTGCAGACCAAACAAAAGCAGATGCAGAAGAGAGAAGAGGAACTGCAGACCAGACAAAAGGAGGTGCAGACCAGACAAAAGGAGGTGCAGAAGAGAGAAGAGGAGGTGCAGACCAAACAAAAGCAGATGCAGAAGAGAGAAGAGGAGCTGCAGAGCAGAGAGCAAGAGGTGCAGAAGAGACAGCAGGAGCTCCagaagagagaggaggaggtgcagaagAG TTTTGAGGCCGAGCTGCTGCAAAGGGAGGCCGTCATCCGAGACGTGAAG GAGGCGCTGGAGAAAGAGGAGGCGGCCAGGGCCAGAGTGGAAGGAGAAGCGGCGGGCGTCCGAGACGCCCTCCTCAAG CGCTCCTCCCAGCATGCGGCGGTGCTGCAGGAGCTGAAGGAGGCGCAGGAGGAGCTGCGGCTGGCGGCCGAGGAGGTGGCCCGGATCCAACGCGTGCACGAGGAGCAGCGCAGCGAGCGCGGCGGGCTGCAGGAGGCGCTGGACGCTCTGCGCGCACAGCGGGAGCGACACCAGCAGGAGGCGCAGGAGCTCAG AAGCCGCTTGGCGTCCCTGCAGGAGCAGCTGGAAGAGCAGCACACGCAGATGTCGCACGGCAACGTGGAGCGCAGCCACCTCGCCGCCCACGTGCGCACGCTGCAGGAGGCCAAGGAGGCGCTCGACG GCGAGCTCCGATGCGTGCGGGAGGAGCTGCGCACAGGCACCTCCCACAAGGAGACGGAGAAGGAGCAGCTCGGGAAGGACTTGCGGATAAAAGACGCGGAGGTGGAGACCCTGAGCAGGCGGCTTGACGCACTACTGAAGGAGCGGGAGGAGCATGTGCAGCAACTCGGGCAGGAGTTGGGAGCAAAGAGTGAGGAGGTGCAGAACCTGAGGCGGCGCGTTGATGCACTACTGAAGGAGCGGGAGGAGGTGGTGTCCGAGGAGCAGAGAGCGCCGGAGGAGGACGCAAAGGCAAAGCAGGAACTGCGCCTTCGCATCACACAGCTGGAAAAGGAGAACCAGGAAGTGGAGGAACTCAAGGAGGAGCAAGTGAGAGACGTCCGGGGGAAGAAGGAGCAGCTGCGGCAAGTTGCGGAACGCCTGCGGTTGTCCGAGCTGCGGCAGGAGGAGCAAACCAGGGAGCTTCAGGAAACCAAAGGAAAGCTGAAGCAAAAGGAGGTTCGAGTGGAGGAGCTGGAGCTCCTGCTAGCAGAAATGCAGCAGAGGAGGGAGAAGGCTGTCAAGGTCAGTGTGCTGACGAGGGTCAGGGAGGAGGACCTGAGAAGGACAGAAGAGGAGAAAGTACGCAAAGAACAGCAGAAGGCGGAGTCACGGGAGGAGGAGGCGCGGCTCCTCCGAGTGGGCCTGGAGGAGGACAAACTGCCCAAGACTGAGGAGGAGGTGGGGGCTCTCAGGGAGGCTCTGAGGAGGGAAGAGAGGAGGCGAGTGGAGGTGCAAGAGGAGCTGAGAGCAGCGCAGTGCATgctccagcagatggcgctcGACGTCGCCGCCCTGCAGGAacag GTGAAGGCcagggaggaggagaaggaggcgCAGGAGGAGACGACCACAAGGACGCTACAGAGACTCCTGCGG GAGAGCCGCCAGGAGGGCCAACGCCTGAGGGGGAGGAGCAGCGCACTCAACAAGCAGCAAGAGGAGGAGGGCAGGGTCGACCGTGACGGAGGAGTCGAAGCGGCGGAGgtgcaggaggaggaggcggaggaggaggccgaggaggaggaggcgtgcTCCCAGTCCAAGACTCTCCAGATGCTGGAGGAGGTCAGGAGCAAAAGGAGATCCCAGGAGGAGCTGCGCAGCCCGGAGCAGGAGGTGCGGCTGCAGGAGCTGAGGCGGCGGCACGGCCAAACGCTGGCTCGG GGCGAGGAGGCGTGGCGCTCGCAGGGGGGCGGAGctaggctgctgctgctgctgcacagTCGCATGGCTCACCTGGAAATCAAACTGGAGCGCTCGCAGCACAAGAAAGTcaaactcaaacaaaacaaCCGCAAACTCAAGCTGGAGAGAGACGTGCTCAGACAG GTGTCAGCGGACGGCCACCGGAGGGCGCCGTCCGTCCAACCTTCCCGAGGCAAAGACGCCGCCGGTAAGCTCCATCGAGACCTCGGCCAATCGCTGGCCGCCGTCACGCTGCGTCCAATCGCCGCGTCCGTCCTGCGGGCCGAGACGCAGCGATTGGACCGCAGCCTGAGGGAGGAGGAGCTCCACCGATCGTGA
- the LOC144037789 gene encoding uncharacterized protein LOC144037789 isoform X2 — MCARWMNTTVTTTTVDASQQRAAMDSQPAIGWQRERAELRQEVRLLQEELAESRAEREELASRARALDERLEQSVSPSLSHHEEEEEEQRERRRRDREAREREARQALLVHRLQNKVMEYRERCQSLELQVKAGHSQLISTQMSLRRDTSESLESALISLEEEQQRASDLTQTASVLRLQLGQSEQDNRVLAERVRHLTSRLTGALEEAERRVSRWQRERECVSSEMSRHQDQLWCVWRCVMSLRQHCRGLRTAADRDLLEMRTELSRLSLSLQSSCDSTSLHLIKMSRLPAPPTSSSSAWSSLGTLTVGELLEAPSEDRTRDGEATPEVVAQAVSRLCHALNVSAPSQSLLRRDVSSLLAVLSQTESALEWRQQELQRAELSVRRLDEEKASLQAHVEQLQDDQCKSQQVDRKREAAPAPQQLEAELRAREEELQRATAALQSKEEEVQSKEAGLHKREGEVHRKEEVLHQGEEKLQSTKEELHNAQQELQKRGEEVHKGKEVLHKKEEVVLRREQEVTKREEDLQKREQEMQKAEEEVLHKREEEVVKREQEKQDEVQKRQEELQTREEEVRKSQVELQVREEEVHKRQQELQKREEEVQTRQKEVHKRQQEKEEEVQTREKEAQNREEELQTREKEVHKRQQELNEREEEVQTRQKVVQKREEEVQTREEEVHKRQQEMQKREEEVHKRQQGLHKREEEVQTKQKQMQKREEEVQTRQKEVQKREEVQTKQKQMQKREEEVQTRQKEVQKREEEVQTKQKQMQKREEEVQTRQKEVQTRQKEVQKREEEVQTKQKQMQKREEELQTRQKEVQTRQKEVQKREEEVQTKQKQMQKREEELQSREQEVQKRQQELQKREEEVQKSFEAELLQREAVIRDVKEALEKEEAARARVEGEAAGVRDALLKRSSQHAAVLQELKEAQEELRLAAEEVARIQRVHEEQRSERGGLQEALDALRAQRERHQQEAQELRSRLASLQEQLEEQHTQMSHGNVERSHLAAHVRTLQEAKEALDGELRCVREELRTGTSHKETEKEQLGKDLRIKDAEVETLSRRLDALLKEREEHVQQLGQELGAKSEEVQNLRRRVDALLKEREEVVSEEQRAPEEDAKAKQELRLRITQLEKENQEVEELKEEQVRDVRGKKEQLRQVAERLRLSELRQEEQTRELQETKGKLKQKEVRVEELELLLAEMQQRREKAVKVSVLTRVREEDLRRTEEEKVRKEQQKAESREEEARLLRVGLEEDKLPKTEEEVGALREALRREERRRVEVQEELRAAQCMLQQMALDVAALQEQVKAREEEKEAQEETTTRTLQRLLRESRQEGQRLRGRSSALNKQQEEEGRVDRDGGVEAAEVQEEEAEEEAEEEEACSQSKTLQMLEEVRSKRRSQEELRSPEQEVRLQELRRRHGQTLARGEEAWRSQGGGARLLLLLHSRMAHLEIKLERSQHKKVKLKQNNRKLKLERDVLRQVSADGHRRAPSVQPSRGKDAAVELNISFVAVGPTNQLRASERVSTACERKGWTSPATAINQST; from the exons ATGTGCGCACGTTGGATGAACACGACAGTGACGACGACAACCGTTGACGCGTCTCAGCAGAGAGCCGCCATGGACTCGCAGCCGGCGATTGGCTGGCAGCGGGAGAGGGCGGAGCTCCGGCAGGAAGTGCGCCTGTTGCAGGAAGAGCTGGCGGAGAGTCGGGCCGAGAGGGAGGAGCTGGCGTCCAGGGCCAGGGCGCTCGATGAGAGG CTGGAGCAGTCAGTGTCTCCCTCGCTCTCCCAtcatgaggaggaagaggaggagcagagagagagaaggaggcGCGACAGGGAGGCCAGGGAGAGGGAGGCCCGACAGGCGCTGCTCGTGCACCGGCTGCAGAACAAG GTGATGGAGTACAGGGAGCGATGTCAAAGTTTGGAGTTGCAAGTGAAGGCAGGACACAGTCAGCTGATCAGCACGCAG ATGAGTCTGAGGAGGGATACCTCCGAGTCGCTGGAGAGCGCCCTCATCAGCCTGGAGGAGGAACAGCaaag GGCATCGGACCTGACCCAGACCGCCTCCGTCTTGCGGCTGCAGCTCGGCCAATCGGAGCAGGACAACCGGGTCCTGGCGGAGCGCGTTCGCCACCTGACCTCCCGTTTGACCGGCGCCCTGGAGGAGGCCGAGCGTCGGGTGTCCCGTTGGCAGAGGGAGCGAGAG tGCGTGTCAAGTGAGATGTCTCGGCATCAGGATCAGCTGTGGTGCGTGTGGCGCTGCGTCATGTCGCTCAGGCAACACTGCCGCGGCCTCAGAACCGCCGCCGACAG ggatCTGTTGGAGATGAGGACGGAGCTGTCCCGCCTGTCCTTGTCCCTTCAGTCCAGCTGCGACTCCACCTCCTTGCACCTCATCAAAATGTCCCGGCTGCCGGCCCCGCCCACCAGCTCCTCATCGGCCTGGTCCAGTCTGGGGACGTTGACAGTGGGCGAGCTGCTGGAGGCCCCGTCGGAGGACAG GACGCGGGACGGCGAGGCCACGCCGGAGGTTGTGGCGCAGGCCGTCAGCAGGCTG TGTCACGCCTTGAACGTGAGTGCGCCGTCGCAGTCGCTGCTCCGCCGGGACGTGTCCTCCTTGCTGGCAGTCCTCTCGCAGACGGAGAGCGCCCTGGAGTGGAGACAGCAGGAACTGCAG AGGGCGGAGCTTAGCGTGCGGCGGCTGGACGAGGAGAAGGCCTCGCTGCAGGCGCATGTGGAGCAACTGCAGGACGACCAGTGCAAGTCTCAGCAAGTTGACAG AAAGCGGGAGGCCGCGCCTGCGCCGCAGCAGCTGGAGGCGGAGCTTCGCGCCAGGGAAGAGGAGCTACAGAGGGCAACAGCGGCACTGCAGAGCAAGGAAGAGGAGGTGCAAAGCAAGGAGGCGGGGCTGCACAAGAGGGAGGGGGAGGTGCACAGGAAGGAGGAGGTGCTCCACCAAGGTGAGGAGAAACTGCAGAGTACAAAAGAGGAGCTGCATAATGCACAGCAGGAGCTACAGAAGAGAGGGGAGGAGGTGCATAAAGGAAAGGAAGTGCTACACAAAAAAGAGGAGGTGGTTCTAAGAAGGGAGCAGGAGGTGACGAAGAGGGAGGAGGATCTGCagaagagagagcaagagatgCAAAAGGCGGAAGAAGAGGTGCTACACAAAAGAGAAGAGGAGGTGGTAAAAAGGGAGCAGGAGAAACAGGACGAggtccagaagaggcaggaggAACTACAGACAAGGGAGGAGGAGGTGCGGAAGAGCCAGGTGGAGCTACAGGTGAGAGAGGAGGAGGTGCACAAGCGGCAGCAGGAGCTGCAGAAGAGAGAAGAGGAGGTGCAGACCAGACAAAAGGAGGTGCACAAGAGGCAGCaggagaaagaagaagaagtgcagACCAGAGAAAAGGAGGCGCAGAACAGAGAAGAGGAGTTGCAGACCAGAGAGAAGGAGGTGCACAAGAGGCAACAGGAGCTAAATGAGAGAGAAGAGGAGGTACAGACCAGACAAAAGGTGGTGCAGAAGAGAGAAGAGGAGGTGCAGACCAGAGAGGAAGAGGTGCACAAGAGGCAGCAGGAGATGCagaaaagagaagaagaggTGCACAAGAGGCAACAGGGGCTGCATAAGAGAGAAGAGGAGGTGCAGACCAAACAAAAGCAGATGCAGAAGAGAGAAGAGGAGGTGCAGACCAGACAAAAGGAGGTGCAGAAGAGAGAAGAGGTGCAGACCAAACAAAAGCAGATGCAGAAGAGAGAAGAGGAGGTGCAGACCAGACAAAAGGAGGTGCAGAAGAGAGAAGAGGAGGTGCAGACCAAACAAAAGCAGATGCAGAAGAGAGAAGAGGAGGTGCAGACCAGACAAAAGGAGGTGCAGACCAGACAAAAGGAGGTGCAGAAGAGAGAAGAGGAGGTGCAGACCAAACAAAAGCAGATGCAGAAGAGAGAAGAGGAACTGCAGACCAGACAAAAGGAGGTGCAGACCAGACAAAAGGAGGTGCAGAAGAGAGAAGAGGAGGTGCAGACCAAACAAAAGCAGATGCAGAAGAGAGAAGAGGAGCTGCAGAGCAGAGAGCAAGAGGTGCAGAAGAGACAGCAGGAGCTCCagaagagagaggaggaggtgcagaagAG TTTTGAGGCCGAGCTGCTGCAAAGGGAGGCCGTCATCCGAGACGTGAAG GAGGCGCTGGAGAAAGAGGAGGCGGCCAGGGCCAGAGTGGAAGGAGAAGCGGCGGGCGTCCGAGACGCCCTCCTCAAG CGCTCCTCCCAGCATGCGGCGGTGCTGCAGGAGCTGAAGGAGGCGCAGGAGGAGCTGCGGCTGGCGGCCGAGGAGGTGGCCCGGATCCAACGCGTGCACGAGGAGCAGCGCAGCGAGCGCGGCGGGCTGCAGGAGGCGCTGGACGCTCTGCGCGCACAGCGGGAGCGACACCAGCAGGAGGCGCAGGAGCTCAG AAGCCGCTTGGCGTCCCTGCAGGAGCAGCTGGAAGAGCAGCACACGCAGATGTCGCACGGCAACGTGGAGCGCAGCCACCTCGCCGCCCACGTGCGCACGCTGCAGGAGGCCAAGGAGGCGCTCGACG GCGAGCTCCGATGCGTGCGGGAGGAGCTGCGCACAGGCACCTCCCACAAGGAGACGGAGAAGGAGCAGCTCGGGAAGGACTTGCGGATAAAAGACGCGGAGGTGGAGACCCTGAGCAGGCGGCTTGACGCACTACTGAAGGAGCGGGAGGAGCATGTGCAGCAACTCGGGCAGGAGTTGGGAGCAAAGAGTGAGGAGGTGCAGAACCTGAGGCGGCGCGTTGATGCACTACTGAAGGAGCGGGAGGAGGTGGTGTCCGAGGAGCAGAGAGCGCCGGAGGAGGACGCAAAGGCAAAGCAGGAACTGCGCCTTCGCATCACACAGCTGGAAAAGGAGAACCAGGAAGTGGAGGAACTCAAGGAGGAGCAAGTGAGAGACGTCCGGGGGAAGAAGGAGCAGCTGCGGCAAGTTGCGGAACGCCTGCGGTTGTCCGAGCTGCGGCAGGAGGAGCAAACCAGGGAGCTTCAGGAAACCAAAGGAAAGCTGAAGCAAAAGGAGGTTCGAGTGGAGGAGCTGGAGCTCCTGCTAGCAGAAATGCAGCAGAGGAGGGAGAAGGCTGTCAAGGTCAGTGTGCTGACGAGGGTCAGGGAGGAGGACCTGAGAAGGACAGAAGAGGAGAAAGTACGCAAAGAACAGCAGAAGGCGGAGTCACGGGAGGAGGAGGCGCGGCTCCTCCGAGTGGGCCTGGAGGAGGACAAACTGCCCAAGACTGAGGAGGAGGTGGGGGCTCTCAGGGAGGCTCTGAGGAGGGAAGAGAGGAGGCGAGTGGAGGTGCAAGAGGAGCTGAGAGCAGCGCAGTGCATgctccagcagatggcgctcGACGTCGCCGCCCTGCAGGAacag GTGAAGGCcagggaggaggagaaggaggcgCAGGAGGAGACGACCACAAGGACGCTACAGAGACTCCTGCGG GAGAGCCGCCAGGAGGGCCAACGCCTGAGGGGGAGGAGCAGCGCACTCAACAAGCAGCAAGAGGAGGAGGGCAGGGTCGACCGTGACGGAGGAGTCGAAGCGGCGGAGgtgcaggaggaggaggcggaggaggaggccgaggaggaggaggcgtgcTCCCAGTCCAAGACTCTCCAGATGCTGGAGGAGGTCAGGAGCAAAAGGAGATCCCAGGAGGAGCTGCGCAGCCCGGAGCAGGAGGTGCGGCTGCAGGAGCTGAGGCGGCGGCACGGCCAAACGCTGGCTCGG GGCGAGGAGGCGTGGCGCTCGCAGGGGGGCGGAGctaggctgctgctgctgctgcacagTCGCATGGCTCACCTGGAAATCAAACTGGAGCGCTCGCAGCACAAGAAAGTcaaactcaaacaaaacaaCCGCAAACTCAAGCTGGAGAGAGACGTGCTCAGACAG GTGTCAGCGGACGGCCACCGGAGGGCGCCGTCCGTCCAACCTTCCCGAGGCAAAGACGCCGCCG TCGAGCTCAACATTTCTTTCGTTGCCGTTGGTCCGACCAATCAgctgcgagcgagcgagcgagtgagCACTGCCTGCGAAAGGAAAGGTTGGACCAGCCCAGCAAcagcaatcaatcaatcaacgtGA